A genomic segment from Pirellulales bacterium encodes:
- a CDS encoding ABC transporter ATP-binding protein, with protein sequence MVILDQLTKRFGAQTAVDSISFEIPAGQIVGFLGPNGAGKSTTLKMLTGMIEPTSGSATICGFDLQREPIEVKRRVGFVPESGAVFESLTGLEYLEMVAALYGIARHAARDRIEQFIAFFDLSFATLTEKLLGAYSKGMRRKVVITAALLHNPPVVFFDEPLDGLDANAAVGFKTLIQTLAREGKTIVYSSHILDVVERVCHRVIIIDKGRLLLDGKPDELVAAHSAGTLERLFTRLTGGAELERRAEDFAKTFLP encoded by the coding sequence ATGGTCATTCTGGATCAACTCACCAAGCGATTCGGAGCGCAGACGGCGGTCGATTCGATTTCGTTTGAGATTCCCGCCGGTCAGATCGTGGGTTTCCTGGGCCCGAATGGCGCCGGAAAATCCACGACGCTCAAAATGCTCACCGGGATGATCGAACCGACCAGCGGCAGCGCCACCATTTGTGGATTCGACTTGCAGCGCGAACCGATCGAAGTCAAGCGCCGCGTCGGGTTCGTGCCGGAATCGGGGGCCGTCTTTGAGTCGCTGACGGGACTCGAATACCTGGAGATGGTGGCCGCATTGTATGGCATCGCGCGACATGCCGCGCGCGACCGCATCGAGCAGTTCATCGCGTTCTTTGATTTGAGTTTTGCCACGCTGACGGAAAAGCTGCTGGGCGCCTATTCGAAGGGCATGCGCCGCAAAGTCGTCATTACCGCCGCGCTCTTGCACAATCCGCCGGTGGTTTTTTTCGACGAACCCCTGGATGGTCTGGACGCCAACGCGGCCGTCGGCTTCAAGACTCTCATTCAAACGCTCGCACGCGAGGGGAAGACGATCGTCTACAGCTCGCACATTCTCGATGTTGTCGAACGCGTATGCCACCGCGTCATTATCATCGACAAGGGGAGGCTTCTATTGGACGGCAAGCCCGACGAATTGGTCGCGGCCCACAGCGCCGGCACGTTGGAACGGTTGTTCACCCGATTGACCGGGGGCGCCGAACTCGAACGCCGCGCGGAAGACTTCGCGAAAACCTTCCTGCCATGA
- a CDS encoding aldo/keto reductase has translation MKYRILGTTGLRVSVVGLGTWQLGGEWGHDFSVDEVTQLLAKAHELGINLLDTAECYGDHLSESLIGQALARLGQRDDWVIATKFGHRFHSFMSRTDERDIGHVRQQLDDSLKALRTDRIDLYQFHSVRDSEFFNSELWTFLGEAKKAGKVRHIGNSIAAALDPTPQAKASREAGVEALQVVFNRLDRRPETTALPIAREQNLGVLARVPLASGYLSGKYKPGTTFAGQNFRATQDPAKVQQMLTEVQQIAASEVPPGMEMAQWALAWCLKNPAVSTVIPGCKSVEQVESNARAAELVP, from the coding sequence ATGAAATACCGAATCCTCGGAACGACCGGCCTGCGCGTTTCGGTTGTCGGGTTGGGCACCTGGCAGCTTGGCGGTGAATGGGGGCACGATTTCTCCGTTGACGAGGTGACGCAGCTCCTGGCCAAGGCTCACGAGCTGGGAATCAATCTGCTCGATACGGCCGAGTGCTACGGAGACCATCTTTCCGAATCTTTGATCGGGCAAGCGTTGGCGCGGCTGGGGCAGCGGGATGACTGGGTGATCGCGACGAAGTTTGGGCACCGCTTTCATTCGTTCATGAGCCGGACTGACGAACGGGACATTGGGCATGTGCGGCAGCAGCTCGACGATTCGCTCAAGGCGCTGCGAACCGATCGCATCGACCTGTACCAATTCCACTCGGTGCGGGATAGCGAGTTTTTCAATTCCGAACTCTGGACTTTCCTCGGCGAAGCGAAGAAGGCGGGCAAGGTCCGGCATATCGGAAACTCGATCGCGGCGGCGCTGGACCCAACCCCACAGGCCAAGGCCTCGCGGGAGGCCGGCGTCGAAGCGCTGCAGGTCGTCTTTAACCGGCTCGACCGGCGGCCGGAGACCACGGCGCTGCCGATTGCGCGGGAGCAGAATCTCGGAGTTTTGGCGCGCGTGCCGCTGGCCAGCGGCTACCTATCCGGAAAATACAAGCCGGGGACGACGTTCGCGGGGCAGAATTTCCGGGCAACTCAAGACCCCGCCAAGGTGCAGCAAATGCTGACGGAAGTGCAGCAGATCGCGGCCAGCGAAGTGCCGCCTGGAATGGAAATGGCGCAGTGGGCACTGGCCTGGTGCCTGAAAAATCCGGCGGTGAGCACCGTGATACCCGGCTGCAAAAGCGTCGAGCAGGTCGAGTCCAACGCCCGAGCGGCGGAATTGGTGCCGTAA
- a CDS encoding S8 family serine peptidase, giving the protein MPCQSLIRAALFASFAAAAIAAQPAPPSLPAGKPLTIPVAPKGQRFAASDRAAIKNRKFRILEPGAAPPSAAAPGAAAAVQPKFAALNLEFADADSCRALQVDGVYVISRYDRFADVIVSLEDEKTVDNLFAAPGVVWGEPAGGAVTPPPPPLTPATEMARGVPEEIIRGGINGLTGKGVIVAVIDTGVDFHHPDFISYDSAGRPTSRLLYFWDTLRVRRPGDGLGSAAPVTFPDGTSIGTIYNRDEMTADLRNNQPQINDCDTNGHGTACASIAAGNGRAAGGRYTGVAPDADIVAVRVGDAAGTMVAGYLLGPICDWLEKVAGQSPLVISCSFGGIYGGHDGFAIKERQLDARFPLARQGRAICVAAGNERANRYHAALTIGGADSPAQLDWTSPAASGMKIYVQTNSTDDLQVTPGDGVKLSDSGMFVHPLTHQVVIELDVPAGKGSLSVASKSGQKYRADAYLENPDDRFAEVPANPEKQLGTPGSSTNVITVGSYNWNDKFEHAGKVYTLPDSEDNTKSAMTIGALSGYSSPGFLRIGDAVKPEIGAPGQYFAAAAPLVLKSVDWARDTSGHYQLFNGTSAAAPYTAGIVALMMQRNPKITPGEIKNAFKTNATTDDFTGPVPNIDWGYGKLDADAVRRILVGKYAVWVYQNVNGQWVKQNNRTLATDDPDQAANYAAAVNKVNGWKATSNAPSK; this is encoded by the coding sequence GTGCCTTGCCAATCGCTAATTCGCGCCGCCTTGTTTGCCTCTTTTGCCGCGGCGGCCATCGCCGCGCAACCGGCTCCTCCATCGCTTCCGGCCGGCAAACCGCTGACGATTCCCGTGGCCCCCAAGGGGCAGCGGTTCGCGGCTAGCGATCGGGCGGCGATCAAGAATCGAAAGTTCAGAATCCTCGAGCCGGGTGCGGCGCCGCCGAGTGCCGCGGCGCCTGGCGCCGCCGCTGCAGTGCAACCGAAGTTCGCGGCCTTGAACCTGGAATTCGCCGACGCCGATTCTTGCCGCGCTCTACAGGTGGACGGCGTATATGTAATTTCTCGCTACGACCGATTCGCTGATGTCATCGTCTCGCTAGAAGACGAGAAGACCGTGGACAATCTCTTCGCTGCGCCAGGGGTCGTGTGGGGCGAACCGGCGGGCGGCGCCGTGACGCCGCCGCCGCCGCCGTTGACGCCTGCAACGGAAATGGCGCGAGGTGTCCCTGAAGAAATCATTCGCGGCGGCATCAACGGCCTGACCGGCAAGGGAGTGATCGTGGCCGTCATCGACACGGGCGTCGATTTCCACCATCCCGACTTCATCTCCTACGATTCCGCTGGACGCCCGACCTCTCGCCTGCTGTATTTCTGGGACACCCTGCGCGTTCGTCGCCCCGGCGACGGGCTAGGCTCAGCGGCGCCGGTGACGTTTCCCGATGGCACTTCCATCGGCACGATATATAACCGCGACGAGATGACGGCCGACCTGCGGAACAATCAGCCGCAGATCAACGATTGCGACACGAACGGCCACGGGACGGCATGCGCGAGCATTGCCGCGGGGAACGGGCGAGCGGCGGGGGGGCGATACACCGGCGTGGCGCCCGATGCGGATATCGTCGCCGTGCGAGTCGGCGATGCTGCTGGGACAATGGTCGCGGGCTACTTGCTAGGCCCGATTTGCGACTGGTTGGAGAAGGTCGCGGGTCAATCTCCACTGGTAATCTCGTGCAGTTTCGGCGGCATTTATGGCGGCCACGACGGTTTTGCGATCAAGGAACGCCAACTCGACGCCCGGTTTCCGCTTGCTCGCCAAGGCCGCGCGATTTGCGTTGCCGCCGGTAACGAGCGGGCGAATCGCTACCATGCCGCGTTGACCATTGGAGGAGCCGATTCTCCCGCCCAACTCGATTGGACTTCTCCGGCCGCAAGCGGGATGAAGATCTACGTCCAGACCAATAGCACCGACGATCTGCAGGTGACTCCCGGCGACGGCGTGAAGCTCTCGGACTCGGGAATGTTCGTGCATCCTCTGACCCATCAGGTGGTGATCGAATTGGATGTTCCGGCCGGTAAGGGAAGCTTGTCGGTTGCTTCCAAGTCCGGACAGAAGTATCGCGCCGATGCGTATCTCGAGAACCCCGACGACCGATTCGCCGAAGTCCCCGCGAACCCCGAAAAGCAGCTCGGCACGCCGGGCAGCAGTACGAATGTGATCACGGTAGGCAGTTACAATTGGAACGACAAGTTCGAGCACGCGGGAAAAGTCTACACGTTGCCGGACTCGGAGGACAACACAAAGAGCGCGATGACAATCGGCGCCTTGTCGGGCTACTCATCCCCCGGATTCCTGCGGATCGGCGATGCCGTGAAGCCCGAGATCGGCGCGCCGGGACAGTACTTCGCAGCGGCGGCGCCGCTCGTACTAAAGAGCGTGGACTGGGCCCGCGACACCTCGGGCCATTATCAATTGTTCAACGGCACGAGCGCGGCCGCTCCGTACACCGCCGGCATCGTCGCTCTGATGATGCAAAGGAATCCCAAGATCACTCCTGGGGAAATCAAGAACGCGTTCAAGACGAACGCGACAACGGACGACTTCACCGGTCCCGTCCCCAATATCGACTGGGGCTACGGCAAACTCGACGCCGACGCGGTCCGCCGCATCTTGGTCGGGAAATATGCAGTTTGGGTTTACCAAAATGTGAACGGACAATGGGTCAAGCAGAACAATCGCACGCTCGCCACCGACGACCCCGATCAGGCCGCGAACTATGCCGCGGCAGTCAATAAGGTCAACGGTTGGAAAGCTACCTCGAACGCCCCGTCAAAGTAA
- a CDS encoding S8 family serine peptidase, with product MLRRALIRTFLFFGLIGAMVGQSGCSSKLPGRPAEPSVAATAERFAPDDWASLKAEKSGALTTGAAAPVAPAAGQPAYAPYNLEFDSAASCKALQVDGVHVLTRFDRFADILISPTDDNAFKKLSSAHGMRWFEIASGTVAPPPPPLAPAAETTRAVPEEIIRGGLNGLTGKGVIVAVLDSGVDFHHPDFISYDSAGRPTSRLLYFWDTLRNRRSDDKLGSAAPVTYPNGASIGTIYSRGELTADLRSSQPQITDCDTNGHGTACAGIAAGNGRASNGQFAGVAPDADIIAVRIGGADGTMASPYLIGAICDWLEKVAAQSPLVISCSFGGSFGGHDGFMVEERQLDARFPLDRPGRAICFSAGNDRTKHYHTGLTIAGSASPGKLDWTVPDACRIRIYVQTNNKNDLQMTPGAGTTLTASGTSLYALTQQVVLSATVPKGKGSLSIVSKAGRTYHADAYLANADGEFTDGDGKCEKLVVTPGSGGNVITVGSYNWNNLFEQAGKVISLADAEDKTKSPMTIGGLSGYSSPGFLRIGDAVKPEIVAPGQYFAAAAPLVLKSVDWARDTSGRYRAFNGTSAAAPYTAGIVALMMQKNPKITPGEIKNAFKTNATTDEYTGPVPNIDWGYGKLDADAVRRILVGKYAVWVYQNVNGQWIKQDGRTLNTDDPQKAADYAAEVNKVSGWKATSNAPAK from the coding sequence GTGCTACGCCGAGCCCTGATTCGAACTTTCTTGTTTTTCGGCCTGATCGGCGCGATGGTCGGGCAATCGGGCTGTTCCTCGAAGCTGCCCGGCAGACCCGCTGAGCCAAGCGTGGCTGCAACGGCGGAGCGATTTGCGCCGGATGATTGGGCGTCGCTGAAGGCGGAAAAGTCCGGCGCCCTCACCACGGGAGCCGCGGCGCCGGTCGCGCCCGCGGCGGGACAGCCAGCGTATGCCCCCTACAATTTGGAATTCGACTCCGCCGCCTCTTGCAAAGCGCTTCAAGTGGACGGCGTGCACGTGCTCACCCGCTTCGACCGGTTTGCCGATATTCTCATCTCGCCCACGGATGACAATGCCTTTAAGAAACTCAGCTCAGCGCATGGCATGCGGTGGTTTGAAATTGCGTCTGGAACCGTGGCGCCGCCGCCGCCACCGCTCGCGCCGGCCGCCGAGACAACACGCGCCGTTCCCGAAGAAATCATTCGCGGCGGCCTCAACGGCCTGACGGGAAAGGGAGTGATCGTCGCCGTGCTCGATTCGGGCGTCGATTTCCATCACCCCGACTTCATCTCCTACGACTCCGCGGGCCGGCCGACTTCTCGCCTACTGTACTTCTGGGACACGCTGCGCAACCGTCGCTCCGACGACAAGCTGGGTTCAGCGGCACCGGTGACCTACCCCAACGGCGCCTCGATCGGCACGATCTACAGCCGCGGCGAATTGACCGCCGACTTACGGAGCAGTCAGCCGCAAATCACCGATTGCGACACGAACGGCCACGGAACGGCGTGCGCGGGCATTGCCGCGGGAAATGGCCGGGCGTCGAACGGGCAGTTTGCCGGGGTGGCGCCCGACGCGGACATCATCGCCGTGCGCATCGGCGGTGCGGATGGAACGATGGCGTCGCCCTATTTGATCGGAGCAATTTGTGACTGGTTGGAAAAGGTCGCGGCCCAATCACCGCTAGTGATTTCTTGCAGCTTTGGCGGAAGCTTTGGGGGCCACGACGGCTTCATGGTCGAGGAGCGCCAGCTCGACGCTCGTTTTCCGTTGGACCGGCCAGGCCGAGCGATTTGTTTTTCGGCCGGAAACGATCGTACGAAACACTACCATACCGGACTGACCATCGCTGGGTCCGCCTCGCCTGGGAAGCTCGATTGGACCGTTCCCGACGCATGCCGCATCAGGATTTACGTGCAGACTAATAACAAGAACGATCTGCAAATGACTCCCGGTGCAGGCACGACGCTAACGGCGTCGGGAACGTCGTTGTACGCCTTGACCCAGCAGGTCGTGCTCTCCGCGACGGTTCCCAAAGGCAAGGGAAGCTTGTCGATCGTCTCCAAGGCGGGGCGCACCTACCATGCCGACGCCTATCTCGCCAACGCCGATGGCGAATTCACAGACGGCGACGGCAAGTGCGAGAAACTGGTCGTCACCCCGGGCAGCGGCGGAAATGTCATCACCGTTGGCAGCTACAATTGGAACAATTTATTTGAGCAAGCGGGCAAAGTGATCAGTTTGGCCGACGCGGAAGACAAGACCAAGAGCCCGATGACGATCGGCGGATTGTCCGGCTATTCATCCCCCGGATTTCTGCGGATCGGCGACGCGGTCAAGCCAGAGATCGTGGCGCCGGGACAATACTTCGCCGCGGCGGCCCCGCTCGTTCTGAAGAGCGTGGATTGGGCGCGCGACACTTCAGGCCGCTACCGAGCGTTCAATGGCACGAGCGCGGCCGCTCCGTACACCGCCGGCATCGTCGCTCTGATGATGCAAAAGAATCCCAAGATCACTCCCGGTGAAATCAAGAACGCCTTCAAAACGAATGCGACGACGGACGAATACACTGGTCCCGTCCCCAATATCGATTGGGGCTATGGCAAGCTCGACGCCGACGCGGTTCGCCGCATCTTGGTCGGGAAGTATGCCGTTTGGGTTTACCAAAACGTGAACGGCCAATGGATCAAGCAGGACGGCCGCACGCTCAACACCGACGACCCGCAAAAGGCCGCGGATTATGCCGCCGAAGTCAATAAAGTCAGCGGTTGGAAAGCGACCTCAAACGCGCCGGCGAAGTAG